Proteins encoded by one window of Salvia splendens isolate huo1 chromosome 14, SspV2, whole genome shotgun sequence:
- the LOC121764884 gene encoding protein RGF1 INDUCIBLE TRANSCRIPTION FACTOR 1-like produces MRQMQVPPWLERLLRTAFFNICRTHGEGSRSECNMYCLDCNAGAFCFYCRSSKHRDHHVIQIRRSSYHDVVRVSEIEKVVDISGVQTYVINSARVLFLNQRPLPRGVKAVSHLCQICRRSLLDSFRFCSLACKLVGIKRNGDASHWLGANNEVVLEKEGEISMEVKELCEGSQQEIYIATPPPHLRHRHRHHHSRRRKGIPHRAPLGS; encoded by the exons ATGAGACAAATGCAGGTGCCTCCATGGCTGGAGAGACTGCTAAGAACAGCATTCTTCAACATTTGCCGCACCCACGGCGAGGGCAGCCGGAGCGAATGCAATATGTATTGCTTAGACTGCAATGCCGGCGCCTTCTGCTTCTACTGCCGATCATCTAAGCACAGAGATCATCATGTAATTCAG ATAAGGAGATCGTCGTATCACGATGTGGTACGAGTGTCGGAGATTGAGAAGGTTGTAGACATAAGCGGGGTGCAGACATATGTAATAAACAGCGCAAGGGTTTTGTTTCTCAACCAGAGGCCTTTGCCAAGAGGCGTCAAAGCTGTCTCTCATCTCTGTCAAATTTGTAGGAGGAGTCTTTTGGATAGCTTCCGTTTTTGTTCCCTCGCTTGCAAG CTTGTAGGAATAAAGAGGAATGGGGATGCAAGCCATTGGTTAGGTGCAAATAATGAGGTAGTTTTGGAGAAGGAAGGGGAGATTTCAATGGAAGTGAAAGAATTGTGTGAAGGATCACAACAAGAAATCTACATAGCCACGCCTCCACCTCATCTTCGTCATCGTCATCGTCATCATCattcaagaagaagaaaaggcaTCCCACATAGAGCACCTCTTGGCTcttga